Proteins from one Bombus pyrosoma isolate SC7728 linkage group LG16, ASM1482585v1, whole genome shotgun sequence genomic window:
- the LOC122576758 gene encoding uncharacterized protein LOC122576758, translated as MDIEVLISEVEKHPVLWDISNLEYKDKLKRNEAWLRVASIVTPNFMQKMETDKKIIVQEVTSKWRSVRDNYIRTLRKRNGNNKSGSAAKKKIRYVYEEQLGFLKKCREPQDTGSSTEVEKNDPISTDSGTNISNEFESIFNNEETNNEFRYPPREKRKRINAEEEVANFSEYKKNTNGDDDDMAFYKSTLPLIKSFNLEQKMQYRMQVMQLIQNIRNSSVQRTPSKYNT; from the exons atggaCATCGAGGTACTGATATCCGAAGTTGAGAAACATCCCGTTTTATGGGATATTTCCAATCTTGAATAcaaagacaaattaaaaagaaacgaagcgtGGTTGCGTGTGGCGAGTATTGTAACCCCcaattttatgcaaaagaTGGAAACTGATAAGAAGATTATTG tGCAGGAGGTAACTTCTAAATGGAGAAGCGTACGCGATAATTATATTCGTActttaagaaaaagaaacggaaataaTAAGTCAGGCTCTGctgcaaaaaaaaagatacgataTGTCTATGAAGAACAATtaggatttttgaaaaaatgtcgGGAGCCACAAGATACCGGTAGTAGCACGGAGGTAGAAAAGAATGATCCAATAAGTACAGACTCAGGAACCAACATTAGTAATGAATTTGAATCAATCTTTAATAatgaagaaacgaataatgaGTTCAGATACCCTccacgagaaaaaagaaaaagaattaatgcAGAAGAAGAGGTGGCTAATTTTTCGGAgtataagaaaaatacaaacgGCGACGATGACGACATGGCATTTTATAAATCGACATTACCACTAATTAAGTCCTTTAATTTAGAACAAAAAATGCAATACAGAATGCAAGTCATGCAATTAATTCAGAATATTAGAAATTCGTCTGTTCAACGCACAccatcaaaatataatacgtag
- the LOC122576422 gene encoding myb-like protein X isoform X2 translates to MLDTESRHGTGLVQGPTRDPWLTMDYYLGTDSLSLQEMLDVDIKCEIEGVIGGHTELGFNFTDMSGLEMDDDPIGCQNDLSGWFGSTSLLNGNSNSSNSNFNLDLSGSDAASIMVNPNSVMPHIAIRSPTPNNGRRHFSFSSKKDIREKIDVEEETENEGSSYTENENENENENENENENENDNDNDNENEQENEIENDTETEEQYENDITETEEDSEDEQEISKSVTPSKSKTIAISVARTTSPQYPKAQTTPKMNGMTGATSVSTVKREKEFDLSDYDDKPYPKPAYSYSCLIAMALKNSQTGSLPVSEIYNFMCEHFPYFKTAPNGWKNSVRHNLSLNKCFEKIEKPAGNGNQRKGCLWAINPAKVAKMDEEVQKWSRKDPLAIKKAMIYPDHLELLERGEMKYAGSGDVSEETESSGDEAVEENTTYEESIHGHIAANSVTDSYDESSQDCDVDIQEHLYDEIDIEDNKDALHMHLNISKQEPFEYELSSSTKRQKTLTGAIQGNYVYQPVTTSRRKTPLFLRAGTGSSSFLKID, encoded by the exons ATGTTGGATACGGAGAGTAGACACGGTACTGGGCTGGTTCAGGGACCGACGAGGGACCCTTGGCTCACGATGGATTACTATCTCGGTACGGACAGTCTATCCTTGCAAGAGATGCTCGATGTCGACATCAAGTGCGAAATCGAAGGTGTTATCGGTGGGCATACAGAACTGGGTTTCAATTTTACCGACATGTCCGGCTTAGAAATGGACGACGATCCCATTGGATGCCAGAACGACCTCAGTGGATGGTTTGGTTCCACCAGTTTGCTCAATGGCAACAGCAACAGTTCAAACAG TAATTTTAATCTCGATCTCAGCGGAAGCGATGCGGCCTCCATTATGGTGAATCCTAACTCGGTAATGCCTCACATAGCAATTCGAAGTCCCACCCCAAACAACGGTCGAAGGCACTTTTCGTTTTCATCGAAAAAGGATATAAGAGAGAAGATTGATGTAGAGGAGGAGACGGAGAACGAGGGCAGCAGTTATACAGAAAACGAGAACGAAAACGAGAATGAGAATGAGAATGAGAATGAGAACGAGAACGACAATGACAACGACAACGAGAACGAGCAGGAAAATGAGATTGAGAACGACACCGAGACGGAAGAACAATACGAGAATGATATCACGGAAACGGAAGAGGATTCCGAGGACGAGCAGGAGATCTCAAAGTCGGTGACACCTTCTAAGTCAAAAACGATCGCGATATCCGTCGCTAGAACGACCTCTCCACAATACCCAAAGGCACAAACCACACCAAAAATGAACGGCATGACAG GAGCCACCTCTGTCTCGAcggtgaaaagagaaaaggaattCGATCTATCAGACTACGACGACAAACCCTACCCTAAACCAGCTTACTCTTATTCTTGCCTGATAGCGATGGCGTTAAAAAATAGCCAAACGGGTTCTTTGCCAGTTTCAGAGATCTACAATTTTATGTG cgAGCATTTTCCGTACTTCAAAACTGCGCCCAACGGCTGGAAGAACTCAGTTAGGCACAATTTATCGTTGAACAAGTGtttcgaaaaaattgaaaaacctGCCGGAAATGGAAACCAGAGAAAAGGTTGCTTGTGGGCTATCAATCCGGCCAAAGTAGCAAAAATGGATGAAGAGGTACAGAAATGGTCTAGAAAAGATCCTTTAGCTATCAAAAAAGCAATGATATATCCAGACCATTTGGAACTACTTGAAAGGGGTGAAATGAAATACGCTGGCAGCGGTGACGTATCTGAAGAAACGGAAAGTTCAGGTGACGAAGCAGTCGAAGAAAACACGACGTACGAGGAATCTATTCACGGTCATATAGCTGCGAACTCGGTAACAGATAGTTACGATGAGAGCAGCCAAGATTGTGATGTAGATATTCAGGAGCATCTTTATGACGAAATTGACATCGAGGACAATAAAGACGCTTTACATatgcatttaaatatttcaaagcaaGAACCGTTCGAGTATGAGCTTAGTTCCAGTACGAAAAGGCAAAAGACATTAACCGGTGCGATACAAGGGAATTACGTGTATCAACCTGTGACTACTTCGCGAAGAAAAACACCTCTCTTTTTACGAGCCGGAACGGGAAGCAGttcatttcttaaaattgATTAA
- the LOC122576422 gene encoding putative uncharacterized protein DDB_G0270496 isoform X1 translates to MLDTESRHGTGLVQGPTRDPWLTMDYYLGTDSLSLQEMLDVDIKCEIEGVIGGHTELGFNFTDMSGLEMDDDPIGCQNDLSGWFGSTSLLNGNSNSSNSNFNLDLSGSDAASIMVNPNSVMPHIAIRSPTPNNGRRHFSFSSKKDIREKIDVEEETENEGSSYTENENENENENENENENENDNDNDNENEQENEIENDTETEEQYENDITETEEDSEDEQEISKSVTPSKSKTIAISVARTTSPQYPKAQTTPKMNGMTGIRIQNFKVLQSPNQTHQHVRKQIYNNNVHINNSGATSVSTVKREKEFDLSDYDDKPYPKPAYSYSCLIAMALKNSQTGSLPVSEIYNFMCEHFPYFKTAPNGWKNSVRHNLSLNKCFEKIEKPAGNGNQRKGCLWAINPAKVAKMDEEVQKWSRKDPLAIKKAMIYPDHLELLERGEMKYAGSGDVSEETESSGDEAVEENTTYEESIHGHIAANSVTDSYDESSQDCDVDIQEHLYDEIDIEDNKDALHMHLNISKQEPFEYELSSSTKRQKTLTGAIQGNYVYQPVTTSRRKTPLFLRAGTGSSSFLKID, encoded by the exons ATGTTGGATACGGAGAGTAGACACGGTACTGGGCTGGTTCAGGGACCGACGAGGGACCCTTGGCTCACGATGGATTACTATCTCGGTACGGACAGTCTATCCTTGCAAGAGATGCTCGATGTCGACATCAAGTGCGAAATCGAAGGTGTTATCGGTGGGCATACAGAACTGGGTTTCAATTTTACCGACATGTCCGGCTTAGAAATGGACGACGATCCCATTGGATGCCAGAACGACCTCAGTGGATGGTTTGGTTCCACCAGTTTGCTCAATGGCAACAGCAACAGTTCAAACAG TAATTTTAATCTCGATCTCAGCGGAAGCGATGCGGCCTCCATTATGGTGAATCCTAACTCGGTAATGCCTCACATAGCAATTCGAAGTCCCACCCCAAACAACGGTCGAAGGCACTTTTCGTTTTCATCGAAAAAGGATATAAGAGAGAAGATTGATGTAGAGGAGGAGACGGAGAACGAGGGCAGCAGTTATACAGAAAACGAGAACGAAAACGAGAATGAGAATGAGAATGAGAATGAGAACGAGAACGACAATGACAACGACAACGAGAACGAGCAGGAAAATGAGATTGAGAACGACACCGAGACGGAAGAACAATACGAGAATGATATCACGGAAACGGAAGAGGATTCCGAGGACGAGCAGGAGATCTCAAAGTCGGTGACACCTTCTAAGTCAAAAACGATCGCGATATCCGTCGCTAGAACGACCTCTCCACAATACCCAAAGGCACAAACCACACCAAAAATGAACGGCATGACAGGTATCAGGATTCAGAACTTCAAGGTGTTACAGAGTCCCAACCAGACACATCAGCACGTGCGTAAGCAGATCTATAACAATAATGTGCATATCAACAATTCAGGAGCCACCTCTGTCTCGAcggtgaaaagagaaaaggaattCGATCTATCAGACTACGACGACAAACCCTACCCTAAACCAGCTTACTCTTATTCTTGCCTGATAGCGATGGCGTTAAAAAATAGCCAAACGGGTTCTTTGCCAGTTTCAGAGATCTACAATTTTATGTG cgAGCATTTTCCGTACTTCAAAACTGCGCCCAACGGCTGGAAGAACTCAGTTAGGCACAATTTATCGTTGAACAAGTGtttcgaaaaaattgaaaaacctGCCGGAAATGGAAACCAGAGAAAAGGTTGCTTGTGGGCTATCAATCCGGCCAAAGTAGCAAAAATGGATGAAGAGGTACAGAAATGGTCTAGAAAAGATCCTTTAGCTATCAAAAAAGCAATGATATATCCAGACCATTTGGAACTACTTGAAAGGGGTGAAATGAAATACGCTGGCAGCGGTGACGTATCTGAAGAAACGGAAAGTTCAGGTGACGAAGCAGTCGAAGAAAACACGACGTACGAGGAATCTATTCACGGTCATATAGCTGCGAACTCGGTAACAGATAGTTACGATGAGAGCAGCCAAGATTGTGATGTAGATATTCAGGAGCATCTTTATGACGAAATTGACATCGAGGACAATAAAGACGCTTTACATatgcatttaaatatttcaaagcaaGAACCGTTCGAGTATGAGCTTAGTTCCAGTACGAAAAGGCAAAAGACATTAACCGGTGCGATACAAGGGAATTACGTGTATCAACCTGTGACTACTTCGCGAAGAAAAACACCTCTCTTTTTACGAGCCGGAACGGGAAGCAGttcatttcttaaaattgATTAA